From the Centropristis striata isolate RG_2023a ecotype Rhode Island chromosome 5, C.striata_1.0, whole genome shotgun sequence genome, the window CTTTCCCGTTGTAACTACGGCCGTCGTACTCCTGACCCTGTGGAGTCTGGACCACACAAGGCTGTTAGAAGACACACAAGAAATATAATGttaccacacaaacacacaattccCACAGAATAtatcctaataataataataagtgatttatagagcgcttttcTGCTCTAAGTGCTCAAAGACGCTTTAAAAGACGCTTTTAAAAAACGACATTTTGAGGTTATGACAGTTATTGTAGGCTTTCTTGATAAGGTTGAAGGTTgatttttaacccattgacgccaaaaactgcctgtaaaacctctgggcgattttaaaataagtccctaaaacctgaagtttttccgGAAATTCAACAGCCTCtatagcagatagaaatgaaattcaaaaaatatttaagagcttatacaaatactacaaaacgacgtatccgctttccaggcttcaatgggttaagtgaGCAGAGTGAGTCTGAGTTGTGAATGTTTGGAGGGAGGTATGGTATTTGGAGCTCCACAGGGCTGGGGCAAAGTATATCCATGTTTCTATGTAGGTTTTTGTTTACAGGTTTGAGCAGAGTACTTGATTTAAAACAAGTATCTAGTACAGATATTCTACTTATTACAAGCATGAGAATCATCCCAGTAAAATGTGTCCGTATCTGTACTCCTGATGAAAGAAAATCTTCACTAGATAGCTGTCAATATTTCTCTTCCTcttgtgattaaaaatgttgatctgAAGCTCAATTCTGGGTCTGTCTTGTAAACAGTCTTCCAATAAATCCTAAATATAACATCTTCTGATCAACCCATTTCAATCTGAGGCTTAAAGCATCAACGTCGGTGAGATCCCACACACTTtaaacttgtactgtttaacttgcacttattgtaagtcgctttggacaaaagcgtctgctaaatgacatgtaatgtaatgtaatgtaatgtactcGCTGCATGTACagaactgtgtctgtgtgtgataaTGGTTAATAAACAAAGGATAGAGGAGAAAAAGATAACTTGTCGATGTTTTAAGTTGAGGTAGTGAGTTGGAGTTTAAAGTTTCTAAACAGTCTTTGCATTCAGCTTCATTACCATGCGACAACTGTGACAAACCTATAATTATAAGAACAGTCAGGGTGTGATTATTATAATCATCTCAAACAGGATTCATGTCTCAGCAGGTTGATTTTCAAACTATATTAACAGAAACTAAAACTGTACTGACAACACTGATTCGAGCGGTGAGAGTGAAacgaaaaagtaaaagtaaagcgagctgtaaaaccaaaacaatgagctaaaaGACGCAAAGATCCATAATCATGCAGGTTCATATCCACAAGAAACTCACTTCACATCCAAGTAGTCATGTGATCGttgttaatatataaatattgatgATATAAAATTCACTTTATGGTCCACCCACCTGAGACGGTAGAAAGGTGAGAGCATGTTCTATGAGAAGCCGCATTAATCTCTTTGAGTAGAAGATAAACTCATCTCGACTGGTTTCTTTATTCCTGCATGACAATGAGAGAAAAGGTTTAAATCTCGTATTGTATAAACTGTTACGAGGACTCAGAGTCGTATTTATGGAGCGCAGGTTGGTACCTGATGATGGTGTGCAGGCCTTTGACCTGCGGCGTGCTCTCCAACACGCTGAGCGTCTGGGGCAGCGGCTGGTTCTGCTGAGCGGAGGCCAGGAGCGCCCTGAGACCGAGGAAAGGTtttactgtgttattctgctgcACTCAGACAGCCGAGAGTCATCattaacacagacacacagtgtgAAGGTTCAGTCTGCACACAACAGCACAAAATGTCCAGTAACAATGAACAAGAGAGGGTAAAgtcaaaatacataaaagcGTACCTGACACTGAGCTCACGCTGCATGAAGAGAAAGATAATAAGATGGGTGAAAGATGAAGATAGTGAGCACCCTTAAGACCATTTATTGCTGCTGAAAATCATTAAAAACTGGTCACAAATATAGTTACTTGAGAAAGCTGGGCAATGTAGTCTCTCATAAACTTTCTgcaaataataagtaaatggtGTATTTGTTGAGGACTATGTTCTGCTGCAGATGTAGTACTGAAGAGTATTAATGATACAAGTAtgactcaaaataaactacagacagtggtggaaaaagtattcagatctctaacttaagtaaaagtactaataccacactgtgaaattactccaatacaagtaaaaatcctgaattcaaaacatacttaagtaaaagtaaaaaagtatcagcattaaaatgtacttacagtactcgttatgcagaatggacccacttacagtgttatattctacatattccaaatatattattggattattattgatgcatttcaatTTTTTCAAGGTAGaactcattttaacaacttaatatactgttatgaggtttaattttaagaaaaagtcttctcactttaaattgatcatgtttttttatgttaaatctcgacctgaaagtaacttagtaaagctgtcagcttaatgtagtggagtaaaaagtacaatatttacctctaaatgtagtgaagtagaagtatgaaattacataaattggaaatactcaaataaagtacaagtacctcaaaagtgtacttaagtacagtagttgagtaaatgtacttagttacattccaccactaacTACACCGAACAGGACAAATTAACCAGATTTATTAAGCTCAGCTgctgatttttctttcttcatctcTTTGATAGTTTTTTCCCTCTTGCTGTCAAGACAACAACAGACGTCTGCGAGACAAGATAACTGGTGGCAAACACGTTATAACATAGCCACAGCCTTCCAGCATAATCTGTTAATTGGAGGCCACCCTCTGGACCTGTAAACTATTTTTCAGTGCTGTTGACGGCCTGCACTGTAGCTACTAGTGCACCCACTGATTTCAGATGAACCCAAAGTCATTTTGTCCTAGAACCATTTCACCTTCAGGTAACGTTACACGCATTTGGGATGCAGACAAACCTGCTATTTATCGAGTTAGACCTGCTGAATGATAAAGAATCAATATATTTccactgtgtttttttgcttttaagtTTAGTTTCTGCAGCTGTAGCACATCCACCCCTCTGTGAGAAGTAAATGCTGTTTTGCCTTGCAGCAAAATGAGTCAGGACATGGTTAACGAGTGTCAGAGCAGCGACAAAATATGTGGTGAAAGCACTGCACCCTTTCAGCACAGCACAATATCTGTAGTTTGAGTGTGATAATGAGTGAAATAAAGACAGTGCATGTCTCCATTGCCTACTAAACAAAACACCTAAAAAGATTCAACAAAGGAACCAAAAAGGGTTTGATAAGATCAGACAAACATGAAGATCTATTAGCTTTGGCTTCACAGGCAATACTAGGATGTGGTAGAATCAATTAACCGCTGGTTTTGGTCTTTCTGTGGGACGCCAGACTTCTACTTTAACGTTGTTTTCCAAAGTGAGAGGGAAAGAAGACTGAAAGCTTGTTACTGGAAAGCTCTGCTTTGATTTTAGCTTGAAGCACAAACAGTTGAGAGTCTCgccttctgtctgtgtgttgcaGCTTTTGGACACATGGTGGCGCCACCCTCTTATGTACAATCAGTGTTGTGACTACTCACTTCCTCCAGCTGGCTGTGAACATGCTGGACTATCAGATCAATGGCCACCATATTCCCACCACCTTAAAGGGGGAAAACAAGAGCATGTTGTTAGTGTGTTCTCTGTAGTTATTCAAGTCTCTGATAGAGGGGAAGTCTCACCTCTTGGCACAACAATATCAGCCAGCCTCATGGTCGGCTCAATGTACTGCTCAAAGGCCGGCTTCACAAACTTGTTGTACTGCTTGATGACGCCTTCGATGTCCCGTCCCCGCTCTGTGATGTCTCTGCGCAGCCGGCGGACCAGCCGAATGTCTGAGTCTGTATCCACAAAGATTTTCATATCCAGGAGCTGCAGGTGGGAAAAGCAAACACACCCCGGGAACGTTTCAATAATATTCTTTCAGCAAAAGCAGCTGCTCAAACAACAAAAAGCTGGTGGTGATTGTTTCTTTTCACTCAAGAATTCTTtacaaaaggaagaaaagaaaacacattgcCTCACCTGAAGAAGCTCTTTGTCTGCAAAAGACATAATTCCCTCAAATATGATGACACTGGCACCATAaacatttttctgcacaaagaggagagaaaaacagtCTTCAAAGCTTTTATTGGGATGAAAGCTGCAGGATGTCACTTATATTATACATTTCCAGCTTTGAAAAATCAATCCACAGAAACACTGAATGCCTCATTGCTGCATTCTACTTTCCATTTTATGAAATCACAGgacacatatttaatctttaaacaaGTCTTTGAGGAAATCATCATTGAGGAGTTCCCGGGGATAAACACAACTCACCCAGTCTTTCTGTCTTCCGTGTGTGGTGAAGTCATACACCGGGATCTTCACGCTCTTGCCCTGCTTTAGCTTTCGCAGTGTGGCGACCAGCAGCTCAAAGTCAAACGCCCCCGGGTGATCAAAGTTGTAGTCGTTGCTTGCTGCCAGCGCCTGCTCCTCTGAGGATAGAACCTGGGACACAGCAGATAAATGTTCACAGGATGGTAGCGGATAACAAATGTTGGAAAGTTTACACATTAAAGTTGCTGTTGCACAATAACATTTGATATTATGTAATTTTTAATGTGCTTGAACGACTTTCGACTCTGCAAAAAAGCAAATGAGCTATTAACTATTCTTGTGAATAATTGGCCAAATACCTAAACACTACAACGTGTTCTTTAAGTGCATAACTTTAGTTAATCTTTCATCACTGGTTTCTTCCGTCTTGCTGCCGTGCAGACTGAAGTTTTCCTGTTAGTTCTaatgcaatatttacaatctGTTGTCTTTTGATTTGTGTCATttaattgtgtttgtctatattcattttgtgtggtgTGACcactggtggaagaagtattcagatcccttaagtCAGTAGtacccaatttaacatgcatgttgtccgcgacccctgctcactgaacagaatttcacgtgcacagttcagatcatacaaactcagttgatacaacaaattttggacaaataatgaagcacaaaatgacccaaaaaagacacaaaatgaccaaaaaaagaaacaaaatgaccacaaaatgacaaaaaaaaggacataaaatgacaaaaaaaagacaccaaatgaccaaaaaaaagacaccaaatgaccaaaaaaaaagactcaaaatgaccataaaaaatacacaaaatgacaaaaaacaacaacaaaatgaccaaaaaaaagacattaaatgaccaaaaagactaaatcacatgaacactttaacacagtggagacagagctgacttccaaaatgatttggcgacccccagaaatcatctcgcgaccccaattggggtcaggacccctcagttgagaatagctgccttaagTAAAGGtacttactccactacaagtaaaagtcctgcattcaaaacttacaaaCTTTACCTAAGTAAAAGTTTAAAAGTATCAGCAACTAAATgtttaaaagtatcaaaagtaaaagtactcgttatgcagaatgacctcaTTGAGATtgttatgtatattccaaatatattattgaattaaatatttttgatgtaTTTAAGTAAACAGCGTTTaactgttgtccaggtagggctaattttaactacttaatatactgttaataaaaatgtctaatcactttaaaatgatcatgtttttttatgtgaaatcttgacctgaaaagtaattaaagctggcaGCAAAtgcagtggaataaaaagtacaatatttgcctcaaaatatagtcaagtagaagtataaagttacataaatagcAATAAAGTTATCTGCTTTTCCTTCCCTTTTCCTAATTTGTTCATCTTCACATGTGCATACAATTCTAAatcttattttgtattgaagttttctttacaaaattagATGATAATGTTTTAATTACAGATGACTAAGCTGGCTGGATGAAGTGTAGGTTTTATCTCTTTATTAAAGATTATAATGTCTCTGTACATTGTTTTATGTGAGCTTGTCTTAAAATATTCtgcaatttaatgtatttattatgttttatgcttTAGTTGGTGTTCTGTGTTTAACCAGGCTGAGAGGGAAGACAAGTAATCTTCCCCTCAGGGACAATAAAGTTTAAGTTGAAGTTATACTGAGGCTTTTATGTCCTGTCATAGagataaatacagaataaagaatagTGCAGCGAGCTCTTCCCTCTCTCAGGGGTGCGCTTGAGGAAAACGTAAAaaatatcagtatcagtatatagaatatatagttGGTAAGTGTCACGTGCAGTTTGTCTACTTTTCATGACATAGCTATTGTGAAAATACACAGGGGTACAgtgtcatttatttttagctggTCAGAGAAATCACCCCTTTAAACCTGTATAACTGTAGGTAGAATTTGATTTTGACCTAAAACAGACCTATTGGTAAACTGTTTTAGAGAGCATATAATGCACAAAACAATGGTTGGGTTCATTAACAAATTGtattagctatttatttaatttttatttaaaccatCAGTAATTGACTGACTCAATATAcactaatgtttatttaaactattttatttatatgtattattcATTAAATGGTCAGTAATTGACTGAagctgaacatacagtactatttacctatttatgtattttttaaatgattttgtaaTTTACATAATCGGAAATTTACTGATACTGAACACACAGTAGTGTTgagccatttattttatatttattgtttctaATTTAAAGGGTCaggtttatttaacatttttattttatttttatgtattctttattttcttagttTTGATTTCTGGAGTATAACACACTGTATGtagaatgtataataatgtaaaatattctaatgtttatttgtttaagaaagcagccttgtCATATCACAATAGTGGCTGCCACATTGGTAATCACACCCTAAAATCGGTattaaaaaaatcccacattGGTCTGGGTTTTCCTTAGTATCCTGAGTCATTCACCGGCTGTAATTTACAAGGTTATTACCCCAAACTGTGACAGAGAGCATAATAAGTATAATATAAGTGTAGTAATTggtttgatatgttgtgactgaatgTGAATTTCAAatcatataaaataacaaaacatttaatttcttcaCAGATAATTgccaaataaaataagacaaaaacagagTAAAATGCTCGCCTCCCTCACCTTGTAGAAAGAATCCATAGACAACAGCACAACCCACGGCACATCCAGAGCCTCAATGATCTTATTGGCCACGGTGGTCTTCCCTGAGGCGCTGCCCCCACACAACCCTGCAGATCCACACAGCATTTCAATGGcccattatgtgtgtttttcagagtGTGTCTAATGTTGTCTGGCGGTATGCGTGTGTGATAGCACTAAAGTGTTTATGGGTATAAGACGACAGAAAAGGACAGGTTCTGCAGCTCAAAGCCACAATCTGGCACGAAAAGGTGgtgaaagaagaaaagagtCAGGAGGAGTGAAAACATCATCAGCGTCATACCGATGACAAAGGCCTCTTTTGACTGCGCTCCGTGCTCGTCATACCAGGGAGGTCGGCCGGCGGTGTAGATGGTGCGGGAGCCGGTACGCAGCAGAGGAGGCTCAGTTTTACTCAGTGAGGTAGTGCTCTTCCTGCGAGGGGCCCCGGCGGGGGGCAGGAGCCGGTCCAACGAGTCCTCCCCGCTCCCACTGTaacaacagcaaacacacagcgGGGCAGGTTAcagcctgaacacacacacacacacacacacacacacacacacacacacacacacacacacacacacacacacacacacacacacacacaggttacagcctgaacacacacacacacacacacacacacacacaggttacagcctgaacacacacacacacacacacacaggttacagcctgaacacacacaacacacagacacacacacacacgacacacaacacacacacacacagacacacacacacaggttacagcctgaacacacacaacacacagacacacacacacacacacacacgacacacagacacacacacacaggttacagCCTGAACACatacaacacacagacacacacacacacacgacacacagacacacacacaggtaacagcctgaacacacacacagacacacagacacacagacacgcacacgcacacgcacacacacacacacacacacacacacacacacacacacacacaggtgtatGACTCAAGTCTTCTTTCCACAGCCTGCAGGATCAAAACACTGCCATACTTCCACTTCAACAACAGTTTAAATGTAAGGGGAAGGaaatttggtaacgctttataataaggtccttaataaccattaattaacaagtaataaggcattgttctcgctttagatctggtagttgcaaaaagcatagttaacttatagttaacttataatagatgagcaataaagtatattttaatatcaataagcaaacaaaataagattaataaaggcatggcaaagacataattggtgggtcatgggtgtttgtgatgccattattaacacttatataagcttataaacacacagtaatgttaataagcatcttgtaaggacttacaagggccttattacttgttaattaatggttattacaaggacctcaatataaagcgttaccggaaatttggtcaaatgtactttttataaGCTGGGatagatttttcttttatgaTATCTTAGATGATGTATggaacaggaaataaacagaaCAAATGAAGGTATTGGAGTACAAaatagagctgaaacaattcCTGAAttgataaaatgacaaataataaaaatcattaagtaaataataattaaggtAAATAATCATTAAGTTATATTTAATTTGTGTATACAgtggaaaacatttaaataagaaaataaatttaaCACATTTCTGTCTGACAGTGACGTCTGCAAAGCAAACAGCTGCAGGGATCAACTTAAATACACCAAAACCTGCAGAGCAAGAAGAACACATCTTGTTGTAGTTACACATCCAACacattgttgtgtgttgtgtaacTTTCCCTTTGAGCTGCTGGCTGCTGTCCAGCTGCTGTGTGCTAAAGAACAAACTGGGAGGTACTTGACATTTTATACTTCCACTTCACTGCATTTAGAGGGAAAGACTGAACTTCTTAGTGCACTACATTGATTTGACAGCTGTAGTCACTTTAAGATTTCACACACATGTTTGAGTTATCAGTCGAGTCAGTTTTCATGCAAAAGTGCCAAAAGTTGAATGCTTCCAGCTTTGCTGCTGctgatttgctttttttctccctgaatAATTCTGAGGTTTTGACTGTTTGTCAGTCAAGATGTCACTTTGAGCTCATTATTGTAGCCGTTTTCTTATGTTTCACAAACCAAACAattgttgaagaaaacaaccAGCAGATaaatccataatgaaaataatcattaggtACAGCccaacataaaataattaattatttgctCCACCTCAACTGAGTAAATCCTCACTAAATATTAATGCATgagtaataataaacatatgttctttatattacagtatttcatGTTGATATTTTCTCTGcagtgattatttttatttttttattacatctaTATGAGACTGCTATTACTGACACAAATAGGTATCAAAGACTTAGCttctatttattaatattaatacttattaatacttcctccaccactacATATATTGTGTGAGTGCCACTGTTTGATACatgcaaaaagaaagaaatgtttaaagaaaaaacaaacagaaagaaatgccgaagaaaagaaaacttcaaaaagaaatacagaaatgctaaaaagaaataaaaggaaaggcaggaagaaaaagaaaaaaaataaagatgcaaaaagaaataaatgcagaaagAAATTCAGAAAGGAAGACGAGCAGAAAGAAAAATGCAGAAAGTAAGAACAcaaattttcatgtttttcaaatCGCAGCTCAAATCCCTTTAATGTAATTAAGATTAGACTCTCACACGACTGTTTACTATGGAGCAAATAAAAGTCAGCCAAGCTGTTGCGTCACACAATGATTCAGGGACTCCTGCGTTCCCACAGGCAGTAATTAGAAATCAAATTAGTAACTCTATTTGtgatacatactgtactgtatcTGCACACAATAACTGAAGAGACAACACGGCCAACCCTCTGTGACCGagcacaaataaaacacaccacAGTCCCGACAAACTAACCCCCATCTGCACTTCCTCCGACCTCTCAACAACCCCTTTCAGACACTATATTTatagctcacacacacatccacagtgtgtttgagagtgtgtgagaAGAAAAAGTGCCATCCTTCCTGGGaggaaacaacacaaagagTCAGATCTTACCTGCGGTCAGACCTCAGGGACCAACAGCCAGAGATTCTGGCTCCTGCTCCGTCCAGCAGAGTCAGATCTGCATCAGACGACAACCTCCTGCCCTCCATCTCGCCTCTCACAACCACTGACCAAAAAATAGCTGACCAAAAGTGGTAAAGTGTAAATTACAGGTTTGTTTCTGCTCTACTTTTACTGTCTTCATTCACATGTCTGATACAAATCTCTCAGTGCTACAGTCCATGTGTCCTCTTCCTTTCGAGTGAGTGTGACAGACACTAAGAGGATCACAGGAACACTGGCAGCAAAGAGCCGCTTGGCTGGTATTAATAGAGGCACCTGTAAGCAAAAGCAGGACGGGACGAATGCTGATCCTTCCTCTCCGTTAACTCATCTTAACACTAAAACTCTGGAGGGACAGCACAGTGACGTGGTAAAAGGAGCAAAGTATTATTTATGAAGTCTTTAGACGGCTTCTTTTCTttaaccaacagtccaaaaacattcaATGATCAAACAGAGAAACTTCTCACACTGGAGAAGCTGGAGTCACAGCATTGTTccacaaaaatgacaataatcgattattacattagatgattgtttttcatttcagccCAAATAAGCGCCGTCTTTTCCTGGTCTtagatatataatatgtaactttacTGCATCTAAATGACTAGAtctatgtttatatttgttaaGTTGTGTACTCGCATTATCCTTAATGTGTCCAATTATATGTATCCTATTTTCAAAGGTAATTAAATCTGTAATTTGAAGCAAGATATCAGTCTGTTTCATGTGTTGTGGTTGTCTGACAGAAGCAGTCATACATTCAGTCTTAAGCCACAATTTTAAGATATACTCAAGATCTTGGGTGTTTTTAACTATGTATTTAAAacagatgaaggattttagtcattgGATGTCCAGATCCTTCCATTTCATGCTTTTTTATAGTTCTACTCCACTAAAAACTAAGAGAAAAGTatttctgtttcacaacatgTATCTGCCAGGCTACTATtgacactcaccagccactttattatgtacatcTGTTCAACTGCTTATTAACGCAAATAtataatcagccaatcacatggcagcaactcaatgtaTTTAAGCTTTtagacatggtgaagaagaGCTGCTGATGTTCAAaccgagcatcagaatgagaaaGAAAGGTGATTTCAGGGACCTTGGATGTGGCAGGGTTGTTGGTCTGgagtatttcagaaactgctgatctaacaaccatctctagggatTACTGAGAATAGtccgaaaaagacaaaatatccagtgagccaaaatgccttgttgatgcctgCATTGAGGTCAGAAAGGCCAGACTGGTTGTGacatgatagaaaggcaacagtgaCTCAAATTAGCACTTGCTACAACCAAGAAGACATTTTCTCAATGCAGATGGGCTGCAGCAGCGGAGGACCACACCTtgtgccactttattaggtacacctggtagctaataaagtggccggtgagtgtgcACTGATGACTTTGAAAATTAagtatttaccatttatatacagtctatggtatttaCATACAATACATATGATCAGTTACAAAAAATTATGCAaagactgtttatttaagttttgCTTGTATgtcattatataaataataatggtcaaacaatataataaaatcacAGTTTCCATAAGcagattaaatttttttttttatgtacatttggcTGTCAATACTATTTGAACTCAAGTTAAATTTAGAATTGAATACTTTTACAGTGCAACATTGCTACTTTTAATAAATTATCTGATGACTAGGAAATATTGTTTATCCGAGGGTTAAAATGGTGAAGAAAAATAGGTTTGCATTATTTTAAGtagaatattattttatatggtTACTCTATATTGAAGAACGGAagtaaacaatttaaaatactCAGGTGTAATAAATTATCTTCTATTTTAAGACTTCACTTGAAGTTGatttaaaagtatatttagGGATATTTCACTTGTTCCCGTTAGAAGCTGTGACGCACGACTGATGTCAACATGCAGCTCACCTATTTCTGAAGAGCTTCATGTTTCCTTAGCATCTGATGGATCTACAGCCACCAATCTGTCATTAcactatacaaataaatattatatacagagatggatttaataaaatacaattaatattAGAGACGAAACACGTCTGATGGTTTTGTCGTTTGGAGGAAAAGAGGGGGAGTCAGTGTGGTTAGCGTTACAGAACCGGAACAGGACGCTGCTGCAGGCtgagtaataaaaaataaaaaataccacaTGAATAATTTTCGTACAGAGAAATCAAACACGGGTAGAAAGCACTGATAAAGCATCGTGTACCTGTCCGAGCGGGATGACATTATTCTCCCGCACTCCGCTTCCATGAGGATCTGGCGACCTCGGAGCCGGTGGCATCGGCTGGTTACAGCCATGGATGGAGTCTTCTTAACAGTGggattatgggaaatgtagttcaTCAATCACGTGCTTTCTCACAGCTGCTC encodes:
- the uckl1a gene encoding uridine-cytidine kinase-like 1a isoform X2 — translated: MEGRRLSSDADLTLLDGAGARISGCWSLRSDRSGSGEDSLDRLLPPAGAPRRKSTTSLSKTEPPLLRTGSRTIYTAGRPPWYDEHGAQSKEAFVIGLCGGSASGKTTVANKIIEALDVPWVVLLSMDSFYKVLSSEEQALAASNDYNFDHPGAFDFELLVATLRKLKQGKSVKIPVYDFTTHGRQKDWKNVYGASVIIFEGIMSFADKELLQLLDMKIFVDTDSDIRLVRRLRRDITERGRDIEGVIKQYNKFVKPAFEQYIEPTMRLADIVVPRGGGNMVAIDLIVQHVHSQLEERELSVRALLASAQQNQPLPQTLSVLESTPQVKGLHTIIRNKETSRDEFIFYSKRLMRLLIEHALTFLPSQPCVVQTPQGQEYDGRSYNGKGITGVSVLRAGETMEPALRAVCKDVRIGKILIQTNLDSGEPELHYLRLPKDISEDHVILMDSTVSTGAAAMMAVRVLLDHEVQEEKIALVSLLMAELGVHSVAYAFPKVKIITTAVDKSLDDLLHVIPGIGDFGDRYFGTDGSDSWSDEDEEQPSY
- the uckl1a gene encoding uridine-cytidine kinase-like 1a isoform X1 produces the protein MNYISHNPTVKKTPSMAVTSRCHRLRGRQILMEAECGRIMSSRSDSGSGEDSLDRLLPPAGAPRRKSTTSLSKTEPPLLRTGSRTIYTAGRPPWYDEHGAQSKEAFVIGLCGGSASGKTTVANKIIEALDVPWVVLLSMDSFYKVLSSEEQALAASNDYNFDHPGAFDFELLVATLRKLKQGKSVKIPVYDFTTHGRQKDWKNVYGASVIIFEGIMSFADKELLQLLDMKIFVDTDSDIRLVRRLRRDITERGRDIEGVIKQYNKFVKPAFEQYIEPTMRLADIVVPRGGGNMVAIDLIVQHVHSQLEERELSVRALLASAQQNQPLPQTLSVLESTPQVKGLHTIIRNKETSRDEFIFYSKRLMRLLIEHALTFLPSQPCVVQTPQGQEYDGRSYNGKGITGVSVLRAGETMEPALRAVCKDVRIGKILIQTNLDSGEPELHYLRLPKDISEDHVILMDSTVSTGAAAMMAVRVLLDHEVQEEKIALVSLLMAELGVHSVAYAFPKVKIITTAVDKSLDDLLHVIPGIGDFGDRYFGTDGSDSWSDEDEEQPSY